Proteins encoded in a region of the Gulosibacter sediminis genome:
- a CDS encoding DUF885 domain-containing protein, which translates to MTHREPTEIDALAERFVDATTALQPESRVYRGSAGDKTEYQDYSPNGVAALGELYAATRRELADLEAVDDVDVVTKLDLDRVLELGDQRINAGWYQRDLNNLASPLQEIRDIFDLMPTDSDDDWHDIAGRMANVGGAVDGYIASLREGLRRGNTPAARQVEIGARQLDEFVAGAGFFHDLAGRGAAASGVNAGALTAGAEAATESFARLRGFLSDELAPEARTDDAVGRDLYELASREFLGARIDLDEYYEWGIEELERMRVEQEAIAREILPGATVAEAIAHLEERAEHRLNGTDELQRWMQRTADEAVAALNGTHFDIPEPVQRIECVIAPTQTGGIYYTGPSDDFSRAGRMWWSVPEGVTEFDTWRELTTVYHEGVPGHHLQIGQAVYLRDSLNSWRREAWTSGHGEGWALYAEQLMDQLGYLTTPADRLGMLDGQRMRAARVVLDIGVHLGKQMPGGGAWTFESALQFMSTNVNMTAPFVKFEVERYFGWPGQAPAYKIGQRVWEDLRDEIAQLEGDRFDLKEFHRRALGIGGCGLDTLRTAVRRLYTDGASR; encoded by the coding sequence ATGACGCACCGCGAGCCCACCGAAATTGATGCCCTTGCCGAACGCTTCGTCGACGCGACGACCGCCCTCCAGCCGGAGTCGCGCGTGTACCGGGGGAGTGCGGGAGACAAGACCGAGTACCAGGACTACTCGCCGAACGGTGTCGCTGCCCTGGGCGAGCTCTACGCCGCGACGCGCCGCGAGCTCGCCGACCTCGAGGCGGTGGACGACGTCGACGTCGTTACGAAGCTCGACCTCGACCGCGTGCTCGAACTCGGCGACCAGCGCATCAACGCGGGCTGGTACCAGCGTGACCTCAACAATCTCGCGAGCCCGCTGCAGGAGATCCGCGACATCTTCGACCTGATGCCCACCGACAGCGACGACGACTGGCACGACATCGCCGGCCGCATGGCCAACGTCGGCGGTGCCGTCGACGGGTACATCGCCTCCCTTCGCGAGGGGCTACGGCGGGGCAACACGCCGGCGGCCCGCCAGGTGGAGATCGGCGCGCGCCAGCTCGACGAGTTCGTTGCCGGCGCCGGGTTCTTCCACGATCTCGCCGGCCGGGGCGCCGCGGCGTCGGGCGTTAACGCGGGCGCGCTCACCGCGGGTGCCGAGGCAGCTACGGAGTCGTTCGCGCGCCTGCGGGGCTTCCTCAGCGACGAGCTCGCGCCCGAGGCTCGCACCGACGACGCGGTCGGCCGCGACCTGTATGAGCTCGCGTCGCGTGAGTTCCTCGGCGCACGCATCGACCTTGACGAGTACTACGAGTGGGGCATCGAGGAGCTCGAGCGGATGCGCGTCGAGCAGGAGGCGATCGCCCGCGAGATTCTCCCTGGCGCCACTGTCGCCGAGGCGATCGCGCACCTCGAGGAGCGCGCCGAGCACCGCCTCAATGGCACCGACGAACTGCAGCGGTGGATGCAGCGCACCGCCGATGAGGCCGTCGCCGCGCTGAACGGCACCCACTTCGACATTCCCGAGCCGGTGCAGCGCATCGAGTGCGTGATCGCGCCGACCCAGACGGGTGGCATCTACTACACCGGCCCGAGCGACGATTTCTCGCGGGCGGGGCGGATGTGGTGGTCGGTGCCCGAGGGCGTCACCGAGTTCGACACCTGGCGCGAGCTCACGACCGTGTACCACGAGGGTGTGCCGGGCCACCACCTGCAGATCGGCCAGGCCGTGTACCTGCGCGACTCGCTCAACTCGTGGCGGCGCGAGGCCTGGACGAGCGGGCATGGCGAGGGCTGGGCGCTCTACGCCGAGCAGCTCATGGACCAGCTCGGCTACCTCACGACCCCGGCCGACCGGCTCGGCATGCTCGATGGCCAGCGGATGCGCGCGGCCCGCGTCGTGCTCGACATCGGCGTGCACCTCGGCAAGCAGATGCCCGGCGGCGGCGCCTGGACGTTCGAGTCGGCCCTGCAGTTCATGAGCACGAATGTGAACATGACCGCGCCGTTCGTGAAGTTCGAGGTCGAGCGTTACTTCGGCTGGCCCGGGCAGGCGCCCGCGTACAAGATCGGCCAGCGGGTCTGGGAGGACCTCCGCGACGAAATCGCGCAGCTCGAGGGCGACCGCTTCGACCTCAAGGAGTTCCACCGGCGGGCGCTCGGCATCGGCGGCTGTGGCCTCGACACGCTCCGTACCGCGGTGCGGCGGCTCTACACGGACGGTGCTTCGCGATGA
- a CDS encoding PaaI family thioesterase: protein MPESQPVVHLAPVPEPVINGFEIPDQLTVTGGRGVGALGAAMGMLMVQLSPEHSIAVMPVAPNTQPFGLLHGGANCVLGESLGSVAASLHAGEGRYAVGVDINATHTGSATSGWVTGECRAIHLGGSTTVHEIVITDTNGRRCSTVRITNMLRTRR from the coding sequence ATGCCCGAGTCTCAGCCAGTTGTGCACCTCGCCCCGGTACCCGAGCCCGTCATCAACGGCTTCGAGATTCCTGACCAGCTCACCGTGACGGGCGGTCGGGGTGTTGGCGCGCTCGGCGCGGCCATGGGAATGCTCATGGTGCAGCTTTCGCCCGAGCACTCGATCGCGGTCATGCCGGTGGCGCCGAACACGCAACCGTTCGGTCTGCTGCACGGCGGCGCGAACTGCGTGCTCGGCGAGAGTCTCGGCTCGGTCGCCGCCTCGCTGCACGCGGGCGAGGGCCGCTATGCCGTGGGCGTCGACATCAACGCGACGCACACGGGCTCGGCAACCTCGGGCTGGGTGACGGGCGAATGCCGCGCGATTCACCTCGGCGGCAGCACGACCGTGCATGAGATCGTCATCACCGACACCAACGGGCGCCGGTGCTCGACGGTGCGCATCACGAACATGCTGCGCACCCGTCGATAG
- a CDS encoding EI24 domain-containing protein yields the protein MREFASGIGLFFRGVGFWARRPKLMAIGAVPALITTVLYGVALVWLFSSVDEFAVGLTPFAESWVEPWQTIVRVAVAGALLVAGFAATVFTFAAVTLTIAAPFIDNIQERVDRELGGVDPIDEGFWLSVRRGIGDGLRLFGMGLFAALIVFVCGLLPLVGSLIGWLLGAYFAGRAFAVDLTGTPGDARGIPLTARRQLLASNRAKSLGFGVAVYLSFLIPLGAVVGTPAAAVGGTLLLRELHGEPTEPRR from the coding sequence GTGCGGGAGTTTGCGAGCGGCATCGGCCTCTTCTTTCGGGGCGTCGGGTTCTGGGCCCGGCGCCCGAAGCTCATGGCCATCGGCGCGGTGCCTGCCCTCATCACGACGGTGCTCTACGGAGTTGCGCTCGTGTGGCTGTTCAGCAGCGTCGACGAGTTCGCGGTGGGGCTCACGCCGTTCGCCGAGTCGTGGGTCGAGCCGTGGCAGACCATCGTGCGGGTCGCCGTCGCGGGCGCGCTGCTCGTCGCCGGCTTCGCGGCCACCGTGTTCACGTTCGCCGCGGTCACCCTGACGATCGCGGCGCCCTTCATCGACAACATCCAAGAGCGCGTCGACCGCGAGCTCGGCGGCGTCGACCCCATCGACGAGGGCTTTTGGCTCTCGGTGCGTCGGGGCATCGGCGACGGCCTGCGGCTGTTCGGTATGGGCCTGTTTGCCGCCCTGATCGTGTTCGTCTGCGGCCTGCTGCCGCTCGTGGGCTCGCTCATTGGCTGGCTGCTCGGTGCCTACTTCGCGGGGCGCGCGTTCGCCGTCGACCTCACCGGCACGCCCGGTGATGCCAGGGGCATTCCGCTCACGGCGCGGCGGCAGTTGCTCGCCTCGAATCGCGCGAAGTCGCTCGGCTTCGGGGTTGCGGTGTACCTCTCGTTTCTCATTCCGCTCGGCGCCGTCGTCGGCACGCCCGCGGCGGCGGTCGGCGGCACGCTGTTGCTGCGCGAACTCCACGGCGAGCCCACGGAGCCGCGTCGGTAG
- a CDS encoding GAF domain-containing protein has product MSLQLSYMGEVIAASRDRSVRALGSPDNAVPRAAIALDDVREWRGETPLARYLPMVTELLGEPLRESGLVVALGDAAGRLLWVDGDPRMRGAVADMGFVPGADWSEDTVGTSAPGTALIANRAVLVAGDEHFAPTVHPFSCTAVPVHNLATGEVLGVLDITGGAAAVSSASLAMLRATARAIETEEQLRHFRTGMRVAPTQTAPSRPCLRLLGRDVARLESPETAPVELSRRHSELLALLAAHPEGLRSGQLADLMHEQGIPAVTLRAELVRLRQVLGTALPGVQLESRPYRLSVPLATDAGQVLDAVDRGAHRQALRDYRGAVLPTSDAPGIVALRERTRAILREALLEFASADALLAWLEVPGNEDDADVQLELLRLLPPRSPKRAALVAQLGTL; this is encoded by the coding sequence GTGAGTTTGCAACTGTCCTACATGGGCGAGGTCATCGCGGCGTCGCGAGACCGTTCGGTGCGTGCGCTCGGTTCGCCCGACAACGCGGTGCCGCGCGCGGCCATCGCGCTCGACGACGTGCGCGAATGGCGCGGCGAGACCCCGCTCGCGCGCTACCTGCCCATGGTTACCGAACTGCTCGGCGAACCCCTGCGCGAGAGCGGGCTCGTGGTGGCGCTCGGCGACGCGGCCGGCCGCCTGCTCTGGGTCGACGGCGATCCTCGGATGCGCGGCGCCGTCGCCGACATGGGTTTCGTTCCCGGCGCCGACTGGTCGGAGGACACCGTGGGCACGAGCGCGCCCGGCACGGCGCTCATCGCCAACCGCGCCGTGCTCGTGGCCGGCGACGAGCACTTCGCGCCGACCGTGCATCCGTTCAGCTGCACCGCCGTGCCCGTGCACAACCTCGCGACCGGCGAGGTGCTCGGCGTGCTCGACATCACGGGTGGTGCCGCCGCCGTGAGCTCGGCGAGCCTCGCCATGCTGCGGGCCACCGCGCGGGCGATCGAAACCGAAGAGCAGCTGCGCCACTTCCGCACCGGCATGCGCGTGGCACCCACGCAGACCGCGCCGTCCAGGCCGTGCCTGCGGCTGCTCGGGCGCGACGTTGCCCGCCTCGAGTCGCCCGAGACGGCGCCGGTCGAACTGAGCCGCCGCCATTCCGAGTTGCTTGCCCTGCTCGCTGCGCACCCCGAGGGCCTGCGCAGCGGCCAGCTGGCCGATCTCATGCACGAGCAGGGCATCCCCGCCGTCACGCTCCGTGCCGAACTCGTACGGTTGCGGCAGGTGCTCGGCACCGCGCTGCCGGGGGTTCAGCTTGAGTCTCGCCCCTACCGGCTTTCGGTGCCGCTCGCCACCGATGCGGGCCAGGTGCTCGACGCCGTCGACCGGGGCGCGCACCGCCAGGCCCTGCGCGACTACCGCGGCGCCGTGCTGCCAACTTCCGATGCGCCCGGCATCGTCGCGCTGCGCGAACGCACGCGCGCAATCCTGCGCGAAGCGCTGCTCGAATTCGCGAGCGCCGACGCGCTGCTCGCTTGGCTCGAGGTGCCCGGCAACGAGGACGACGCCGACGTTCAGCTCGAACTGCTGCGCCTGCTGCCGCCCCGATCGCCGAAGCGGGCCGCCCTCGTCGCGCAGCTCGGCACGCTCTAA
- the exaC gene encoding acetaldehyde dehydrogenase ExaC: MTVYANPGTQGAVMEYRSRYEHYIGGEWVAPVKGEYFENVSPVTGQVFCEVGRGTAEDIEAALDAAHAAKEAWGKTSVAERSLVLNRIADRIEENLEKIAVAETWDNGKPVRETLAADIPLAVDHFRYFAGVIRAQEGTLSQLDDNTTAYHFHEPLGVVGQIIPWNFPLLMATWKLAPALAAGNCVVLKPAEQTPASILYLFELIGDLLPAGVVNIVNGFGVEAGKPLASNPRISKIAFTGETTTGRLIMQYASQNIIPVTLELGGKSPNLFFEDVMQQDDAYFDKAQEGFTLFALNQGEVCTCPSRALIQESIYDNFLDVVTERTRKIVQGNPLDTDTQIGAQASNDQLEKILSYIDIGKQEGAKVRIGGERADLGGDLAGGYYVNPTIFEGDNSMRIFQEEIFGPVVAVTKFSDFDDGIRIANDTLYGLGAGVWSRYQNTAYRAGRAIQAGRVWVNQYHAYPAHSAFGGYKSSGIGRENHLMMLEHYQNTKNLLVSYDENKLGFF, translated from the coding sequence ATGACCGTATATGCGAACCCCGGCACCCAAGGCGCCGTGATGGAGTACCGCAGCCGTTACGAGCACTACATCGGGGGTGAGTGGGTGGCCCCCGTCAAGGGGGAGTACTTCGAGAACGTCTCGCCCGTCACCGGCCAGGTGTTCTGCGAGGTCGGCCGCGGCACCGCGGAAGATATCGAGGCAGCCCTTGACGCCGCCCACGCCGCGAAGGAGGCCTGGGGCAAGACCTCGGTCGCCGAGCGCTCGCTCGTGCTCAACCGCATCGCCGATCGCATCGAGGAGAACCTCGAGAAGATCGCCGTCGCCGAGACTTGGGACAACGGCAAGCCGGTGCGCGAGACGCTCGCCGCCGACATCCCCCTCGCCGTCGATCACTTCCGCTACTTCGCCGGCGTGATTCGAGCGCAGGAGGGCACCCTCTCGCAGCTCGACGACAACACGACGGCCTACCATTTCCACGAGCCCCTCGGCGTCGTCGGCCAGATCATTCCCTGGAACTTCCCCCTGCTCATGGCGACCTGGAAGTTGGCGCCTGCGCTCGCGGCTGGTAACTGCGTCGTACTCAAGCCCGCCGAGCAGACGCCGGCCTCGATCCTTTACCTGTTCGAGCTCATCGGCGACCTGCTCCCCGCCGGCGTCGTGAACATCGTCAACGGCTTCGGCGTTGAGGCCGGCAAGCCGCTCGCGTCGAACCCCCGCATCTCGAAGATCGCCTTCACCGGCGAGACCACGACCGGTCGCCTGATCATGCAGTACGCATCGCAGAACATCATTCCGGTCACCCTCGAGCTCGGTGGCAAATCGCCGAACCTGTTCTTTGAAGACGTCATGCAGCAGGACGACGCGTACTTCGACAAGGCCCAGGAGGGCTTCACCCTCTTCGCACTGAACCAGGGTGAGGTCTGCACGTGCCCGTCGCGCGCGCTCATCCAGGAGTCGATCTACGACAACTTCCTCGATGTCGTCACCGAGCGCACGCGCAAGATCGTGCAGGGCAACCCGCTCGACACCGACACGCAGATCGGCGCGCAGGCATCGAACGACCAGCTCGAGAAGATCCTGAGCTACATCGACATCGGCAAGCAGGAGGGGGCCAAGGTTCGCATCGGTGGCGAGCGCGCCGACCTCGGCGGCGACCTCGCGGGCGGTTACTACGTCAACCCGACGATCTTCGAGGGCGACAACTCGATGCGCATCTTCCAGGAGGAGATCTTCGGCCCCGTCGTCGCGGTGACGAAGTTCTCCGACTTCGACGACGGCATCCGCATCGCCAACGACACGCTCTACGGTCTCGGCGCCGGCGTCTGGTCGCGCTACCAGAACACCGCCTACCGCGCCGGCCGCGCGATTCAGGCCGGTCGCGTCTGGGTGAACCAGTACCACGCGTACCCCGCTCACTCGGCATTCGGTGGCTACAAGTCCTCGGGCATTGGCCGCGAGAACCACCTGATGATGCTCGAGCACTACCAGAACACTAAGAACCTGCTCGTGAGCTATGACGAAAACAAGCTTGGTTTCTTCTAA
- the adhP gene encoding alcohol dehydrogenase AdhP, with amino-acid sequence MSTQIKAAVVTAFQQPLSVETNYELPEPGPNQALVKLVTSGVCHTDLHAAEGDWPVKPSPPFVPGHEGVGEVVAVGPGVTDVKVGDIVGNAWLWSACGACEYCETGWETLCEQQSNGGYSVDGSFGDHMIVDTRYAARIPDGADPVEVAPVLCAGVTVLKALKRTEARPGQWVAITGIGGLGHIAIQYAKALGLRVAAVDIADEKLELARKHGAEITVNAKNEDPIEAIQKATGGVHGVVVTAVHPAAFGQAIGFARRGGTIVFVGLPAGDFPAPIFDVVLKGLTIRGSIVGTRRDLKEALEFYARGLIHPTVATRPLEEINEVFDEMRQGKIDGRVVIDYR; translated from the coding sequence ATGAGCACCCAGATTAAGGCCGCCGTTGTTACGGCGTTCCAGCAGCCCCTGTCCGTCGAGACCAACTACGAACTGCCCGAGCCCGGGCCGAACCAGGCACTCGTGAAGCTGGTCACCTCGGGCGTCTGTCATACCGACCTCCACGCCGCCGAGGGTGACTGGCCGGTGAAGCCGAGCCCGCCGTTCGTGCCGGGTCACGAGGGCGTCGGCGAGGTCGTCGCCGTCGGCCCGGGCGTCACCGACGTCAAGGTCGGCGACATCGTCGGTAACGCCTGGCTCTGGAGCGCATGCGGTGCCTGTGAGTACTGCGAGACGGGTTGGGAGACCCTGTGCGAGCAGCAGAGCAATGGTGGCTATTCAGTCGACGGCTCGTTCGGCGATCACATGATCGTTGACACGCGCTACGCCGCCCGCATCCCCGACGGCGCCGACCCGGTCGAGGTCGCGCCCGTGCTCTGCGCCGGTGTGACGGTGCTCAAGGCGCTTAAGCGTACTGAGGCCCGCCCCGGGCAGTGGGTGGCCATCACCGGTATCGGTGGCCTCGGCCACATCGCCATTCAGTACGCGAAGGCGCTCGGCCTGCGGGTCGCGGCCGTTGACATTGCGGACGAGAAGCTCGAGCTCGCGCGCAAGCACGGTGCCGAGATCACCGTGAACGCGAAGAACGAGGACCCGATCGAGGCAATCCAGAAGGCGACGGGCGGTGTGCATGGCGTGGTCGTGACCGCCGTGCATCCCGCGGCCTTCGGCCAGGCGATTGGCTTCGCGCGTCGCGGCGGCACGATCGTGTTCGTCGGTCTGCCCGCCGGTGACTTCCCGGCTCCGATCTTCGACGTCGTGCTCAAGGGGCTGACAATTCGCGGTTCGATCGTGGGCACGCGCCGCGACCTGAAGGAGGCCCTCGAGTTCTACGCGCGAGGGCTCATCCACCCGACGGTGGCCACCCGGCCGCTCGAGGAGATCAACGAGGTCTTTGACGAGATGCGTCAGGGCAAGATTGATGGCCGTGTGGTCATCGACTACCGCTAG
- the polA gene encoding DNA polymerase I translates to MVIDGHSLAFRAFFALPVESFVNSEGQHTNAVHGFISMLLSLLRDHNPSHIAVAFDAGSKSFRNREYEDYKGGRDETPPEFRGQIGLLKEALTAMGIDWLEKDDFEADDILATLSHQGEEQQFDVLVVSGDRDAIQLVNERTTLLYPSVQGVSKLTHYTPEKVLEKYGVLPHQYSDLAAMVGEKADNLPGIPKVGPKTAAKWINQFGSLEAILEHDDELTGKVGESFREHRENAIRNRKLNELLRDVELDLKPDDLDIHPIDVDAVRDVFTRLQFRTLQDRVLKLAAERDGAVATNDDSTALDGVEVREQLAGEELAAWLGDAGEQPLGLVLRIGESGQVDAALATEKSAVSVNDVAANEPLAAWLASDAAKWMFDAKPTLKHARAAGVELVGPILDGQLAAFLVNPLSPPKRLSELVQQYLGETMPESDPNQLLEVEDEQGTGFAAEAWYALRAGLAAQARLPEPTVPVFTDIESPLELVLANMEFTGIHIDVPLLEQLSAEQGEKVAQYAQEAFAAIDGEEINLGSPKQLQTVLFEKLDMPKTRRTKTGYSTDAQSLEELEAKAPHPFLGALRHHRDATKLKQIIDGLIRAVGNDTRIHTTYLQTGSSTGRLASTDPNLQNIPIRSAEGQRIRGAFTCDERFEGLLTADYSQIEMRIMAHLSGDDALIAAFNSGEDTHRFVGSQVFGVDPSEVTPTMRSKVKAMSYGLVYGLSAFGLSKQLGIEVAEARELMNGYFERFGKVRDYLRESVEQARSTGYTETIFGRRRPFPDLNSTNRLARQNAERAALNAPIQGSAADIIKLAMLRVDARMRAEQLESRLLLQVHDELVFEVAAGEEAALEALAREEMASAATLSVPLDVSVGRGGNWETAGH, encoded by the coding sequence ATGGTCATCGACGGCCACTCGCTCGCCTTCCGCGCCTTTTTCGCGCTGCCGGTCGAGAGTTTCGTCAACTCCGAGGGGCAGCACACGAATGCCGTCCACGGCTTCATCTCGATGCTGCTCTCGCTGCTGCGCGACCACAATCCGAGCCACATCGCCGTCGCCTTCGACGCGGGCTCGAAGTCGTTCCGCAACCGCGAGTATGAGGACTACAAGGGTGGCCGCGACGAGACGCCGCCCGAGTTCCGCGGCCAGATCGGTCTGCTCAAGGAGGCGCTCACGGCGATGGGCATCGACTGGCTCGAGAAGGACGACTTCGAGGCCGACGACATCCTCGCCACGCTCTCGCACCAGGGCGAGGAGCAGCAGTTCGACGTGCTCGTCGTGTCGGGCGACCGCGACGCGATTCAGCTCGTGAACGAGCGGACGACGCTGCTCTACCCCTCGGTGCAGGGTGTCTCGAAGCTCACCCATTACACGCCCGAGAAGGTGCTCGAGAAGTACGGCGTGCTGCCGCACCAGTACTCCGACCTCGCGGCCATGGTCGGTGAGAAGGCCGACAACCTGCCCGGCATCCCGAAGGTCGGCCCGAAGACGGCCGCGAAGTGGATCAACCAATTCGGCTCGCTCGAGGCGATTCTCGAGCACGACGACGAGCTCACCGGCAAGGTCGGCGAGTCGTTCCGCGAGCACCGCGAGAACGCGATCCGCAACCGCAAGCTCAACGAACTGCTGCGCGACGTCGAGCTCGACCTCAAGCCGGACGACCTCGACATTCACCCCATCGACGTGGATGCGGTGCGCGACGTCTTCACCCGACTCCAGTTCCGCACGCTGCAGGACCGCGTGTTGAAGCTCGCCGCCGAGCGCGACGGCGCGGTCGCGACGAACGACGACAGCACCGCGCTCGACGGCGTCGAGGTGCGCGAACAGCTCGCGGGCGAGGAACTTGCGGCGTGGCTCGGGGATGCGGGAGAGCAGCCCCTCGGGCTGGTGCTGCGCATCGGCGAGTCGGGCCAGGTCGATGCGGCGCTGGCGACCGAGAAGTCGGCCGTGTCGGTAAACGACGTCGCGGCGAACGAACCGCTCGCCGCCTGGCTCGCGAGCGACGCCGCGAAGTGGATGTTCGACGCCAAGCCGACGCTGAAGCACGCCCGCGCCGCCGGGGTCGAGCTCGTCGGGCCGATTCTCGACGGTCAGCTCGCGGCATTCCTCGTGAACCCACTGAGCCCGCCGAAGCGTCTGTCGGAGCTCGTACAGCAGTACCTCGGCGAGACAATGCCCGAGAGCGACCCGAATCAGCTCCTCGAGGTCGAGGACGAGCAAGGCACCGGCTTCGCGGCCGAGGCCTGGTACGCGCTGCGGGCCGGGCTCGCGGCGCAGGCCCGCCTGCCCGAGCCGACGGTGCCGGTCTTCACCGACATCGAGTCGCCGCTCGAACTCGTGCTCGCGAACATGGAGTTCACGGGCATCCACATTGATGTGCCGCTGCTCGAGCAGCTCTCGGCCGAGCAGGGCGAGAAGGTCGCGCAGTACGCGCAGGAGGCCTTCGCGGCGATCGACGGTGAAGAGATCAACCTCGGCTCGCCGAAGCAGCTGCAGACCGTGCTGTTCGAGAAGCTCGACATGCCGAAGACTCGCCGCACCAAGACTGGCTACTCGACCGACGCGCAGTCGCTCGAGGAGCTCGAGGCGAAGGCACCGCATCCGTTCCTCGGCGCGCTCCGGCACCACCGCGACGCGACGAAGCTCAAGCAGATCATCGACGGGCTCATCCGCGCGGTCGGCAACGACACGCGCATCCACACCACCTACCTGCAGACGGGCTCGTCCACGGGGCGCCTCGCCTCGACCGACCCGAACCTCCAGAACATCCCGATTCGCTCGGCCGAGGGCCAGCGCATCCGCGGCGCCTTCACCTGCGACGAGCGCTTCGAAGGGCTGCTCACCGCCGACTACTCGCAGATCGAGATGCGCATCATGGCGCACCTCTCGGGCGACGACGCGCTCATCGCCGCGTTCAACTCGGGCGAGGACACGCACCGCTTCGTCGGTTCGCAGGTGTTCGGCGTCGACCCGAGCGAGGTGACGCCGACCATGCGCAGCAAGGTCAAGGCGATGTCGTACGGCCTCGTCTACGGTCTCAGCGCGTTCGGCCTGTCGAAGCAGCTCGGCATCGAGGTCGCCGAGGCGCGCGAGCTCATGAACGGCTACTTCGAGCGGTTCGGTAAGGTGCGCGACTACCTGCGCGAGTCGGTCGAGCAGGCGCGCAGCACCGGCTACACCGAGACCATCTTCGGCCGCCGCCGACCGTTCCCCGACCTCAACTCGACGAACCGCCTCGCGCGGCAGAACGCCGAGCGGGCGGCGCTCAACGCGCCGATCCAGGGGTCGGCGGCCGACATCATCAAGCTCGCGATGCTGCGGGTGGACGCGCGGATGCGCGCCGAGCAGCTCGAGTCGCGTCTGCTGCTGCAGGTGCACGATGAGCTCGTGTTCGAGGTCGCGGCGGGCGAGGAGGCGGCGCTCGAGGCACTCGCGCGCGAGGAGATGGCGAGCGCCGCGACGCTGAGCGTGCCGCTCGACGTCTCAGTCGGTCGCGGCGGGAACTGGGAGACCGCGGGCCACTAG
- a CDS encoding maleylpyruvate isomerase N-terminal domain-containing protein has translation MTLVPPARDASFLAAAAAFVELVDRVPAGMLAEPALGSWTLRDLIGHTTRALRTVAIYLGRPADRIERADAIEYFDACRDPANAPVVAARGVASGRELGDDVPAGVRLAFDDAVTALGRVRDTDPVIETAAGGMRLHAYLPTRTFELVVHSSDIAQAAGVSYEPPAVALAEATELVRGLALAQGHGLGLVRRLTGRESGAELPGSVL, from the coding sequence ATGACGCTCGTCCCGCCGGCGCGTGACGCCAGCTTTCTCGCCGCGGCCGCCGCGTTCGTCGAGCTGGTCGATCGCGTGCCAGCGGGCATGCTCGCCGAGCCCGCGCTCGGCAGCTGGACCCTCCGCGACCTCATCGGCCACACAACACGAGCCCTCCGCACGGTTGCCATCTATCTCGGCCGCCCGGCCGATCGCATCGAGCGCGCTGACGCGATCGAGTACTTCGACGCGTGCCGCGACCCCGCGAACGCGCCGGTGGTCGCGGCGCGCGGCGTCGCCTCCGGCCGCGAGCTCGGCGACGACGTTCCGGCCGGCGTGCGACTCGCGTTCGACGACGCGGTCACCGCCCTTGGCCGCGTGCGCGACACCGACCCGGTCATCGAAACCGCCGCGGGCGGGATGCGATTGCATGCCTACCTGCCCACGCGCACCTTCGAACTCGTCGTGCACTCGAGCGACATCGCGCAGGCCGCCGGGGTGAGCTACGAGCCGCCCGCCGTGGCGCTCGCCGAGGCGACCGAGCTCGTCCGCGGACTCGCCCTCGCGCAGGGGCACGGGCTCGGGCTGGTTCGACGCCTCACTGGCCGAGAGTCCGGCGCCGAGCTGCCGGGCTCCGTGCTGTAG
- a CDS encoding ANTAR domain-containing response regulator — protein sequence MTENTTASAPRRVVVAEDESLIRLDIVETLRDNGFDVVGEAGDGETAVALAKELRPDLVVMDVKMPKLDGISAAEQLSEDNVAPVVLLTAFSQKELVERATEAGALAYVVKPFNQNDLLPAIEIALARHQQIVALEREVADLAERFETRKLVDRAKGLLTDKMGLSEPEAFRWIQKASMNRRLTMQEVAQAVVEQLAPKKK from the coding sequence GTGACTGAGAACACAACCGCTTCCGCACCCCGCCGAGTCGTCGTCGCTGAAGACGAATCGCTCATCCGCCTCGACATCGTTGAAACGCTTCGCGATAACGGTTTTGACGTCGTCGGCGAGGCCGGCGACGGCGAGACCGCAGTTGCGCTTGCCAAAGAGCTCCGCCCCGATCTCGTCGTGATGGACGTGAAGATGCCGAAACTCGACGGCATCTCGGCCGCGGAGCAGCTTTCGGAAGACAACGTCGCGCCCGTCGTGCTCCTCACCGCGTTCAGCCAGAAGGAGCTCGTCGAGCGGGCCACCGAGGCCGGCGCGCTTGCCTACGTCGTGAAGCCGTTCAACCAGAACGACCTCCTGCCGGCCATCGAGATCGCGCTCGCCCGCCACCAGCAGATCGTCGCCCTCGAGCGCGAGGTCGCCGATCTCGCCGAGCGGTTCGAGACCCGCAAGCTGGTGGACCGCGCGAAGGGCCTCCTCACCGACAAGATGGGCCTCAGTGAGCCCGAGGCCTTCCGCTGGATCCAGAAGGCGTCGATGAACCGTCGCCTCACCATGCAGGAAGTCGCGCAGGCTGTCGTCGAGCAGCTCGCGCCGAAGAAGAAGTAG